A part of Lacerta agilis isolate rLacAgi1 chromosome 7, rLacAgi1.pri, whole genome shotgun sequence genomic DNA contains:
- the LOC117049483 gene encoding putative 60S ribosomal protein L39-like 5, producing MSVWWSLSMSSHKTFKVKQLLAKKQKQNRPIPQWIRMKTGNKIRYNSKRRHWRRTKLGL from the coding sequence ATGAGTGTTTGGTGGAGCTTGAGTATGTCTTCTCACAAGACGTTCAAGGTCAAGCAGTTGCTCgctaagaagcagaagcagaaccgGCCCATCCCGCAATGGATCCGCATGAAAACTGGCAATAAAATCAGGTACAACTCCAAAAGGAGACACTGGAGGAGGACCAAGCTCGGCCTTTAA